The proteins below come from a single Branchiostoma floridae strain S238N-H82 chromosome 5, Bfl_VNyyK, whole genome shotgun sequence genomic window:
- the LOC118416894 gene encoding neuronal pentraxin receptor-like, with translation MRTDMSSTGQADVVSYAVQENYNELLIFTAGGSGFTLTAQGKIAALGALPVWDGKWHAVCATWRSTDGAWQVYTDGVLQASGSGLNVGGKVRSGGTWILAQDQDTVGGGFELYQTFSGELSQVNLWDRVLTAAEIGTDVCGQHGNAMDWETTDIEDFGLATSDEYHCGKYRTQLITFAKTFMFLVAVMQWLCCG, from the exons atgcgcaccgaCATGAGCTCCACCGGTCAAGCAGATGTGGTCAGCTATGCTGTGCAGGAAAATTACAATGAGCTACTCATCTTCACTGCCGGAGGGAGCGGATTCACA TTGACAGCACAAGGCAAAATAGCTGCTCTTGGTGCCTTGCCTGTTTGGGATGGTAAGTGGCATGCAGTATGTGCCACCTGGCGCAGCACCGATGGAGCCTGGCAGGTCTACACTGACGGCGTTCTTCAGGCTTCCGGCTCGGGGCTGAACGTAGGAGGAAAAGTGCGCAGTGGTGGGACATGGATCCTTGCACAGGATCAAGACACAGTTGGGGGAGGGTTCGAGCTGTATCAAACGTTCAGTGGAGAACTGTCACAGGTGAACCTCTGGGACCGCGTGCTGACTGCAGCTGAGATAGGGACAGACGTCTGTGGTCAACATGGCAACGCGATGGACTGGGAAACCACTGACATAGAGGACTTTGGACTGGCCACTAGTGATGAATATCACTGCGGTAAGTACCGAACTCaacttattacctttgccaagacgTTCATGTTTTTAGTTGCCGTGATGCAGTGGCTATGCTGTGGGTAG
- the LOC118416410 gene encoding collagen alpha-1(I) chain-like, with protein MSGGQQQSQTGDTGPDSTPIDEPQTDWQARADAAAKIPNPIYASRAVTALKEVGKLQARVQELEGSGPQTPVLQKGPLDTDGMSGPYREVDAIFSGDQALGLRESPGPPGEKGAMGPAGPVSVGPPGEKGAMGPAGPVGKDGPPGPVGPRGLKGPVGPPGPVGPRGLKGPVGPPGPVGPRGLEGPVGPPGPTGMPPCPSPVGPAEHAGEARIPARAENWLC; from the exons ATGTCGGGAGGGCAGCAGCAGTCCCAGACTGGGGACACAGGTCCTG ACAGCACGCCCATTGACgagcctcagactgattggcaggcacgtgccgacgccgctgcgaaaATACCCAACCCTATCTACGCCTctagagcag TCACTGCCTTGAAGGAGGTGGGAAAGCTGCAAGCACGTGTGCAGGAGCTGGAAG GCTCAGGACCACAG ACTCCCGTGTTGCAAAAGGGACCTTTGGACACGGATGGTATGTCGGGACCTTATCGGGAGGTTGATGCTATCTTTTCAGGAGACCAAGCTCTCGGGCTTCGTGAGTCTCCTGGCCCTCCCGGAGAAAAGGgcgccatggggccagctggccctgtgtctgtcgggcctccgggagaaaagggagccatggggccagctggccctgtggGAAAGGACGGGCCGCCCGGACCAGTTGGGCCCCGAGGGCTGAAGGGACCCGTCGGGCCGCCCGGACCAGTTGGGCCCCGAGGGCTGAAGGGACCCGTCGGGCCGCCCGGACCAGTTGGGCCCCGAGGGCTGGAGGGACCCGTCGGGCCGCCCGGTCCAACTGGGATGCCCCCGTGTCCAAGCCCTGTCGGGCCGGCTGAACATGCAGGTGAGGCACGCATTCCGGCACGTGCCGAAAATTGGTTgtgttaa